The stretch of DNA aaaaaatttataaacaatttcattaattttgtttaAAAATATGGGtgttgctttttcacatacggggtttactctttcacatacattttttcataaAGTTTCCATACTATACCCTTTTCTAAATCTAAACAAATTAGCTTTTACATATACTTTCTccctaaaattaaaacaaaattgTTCTACAAACATAACAATGGATTACATTTTTTCAACTTCTTCAATTAGAGaagtaattaatttatttacaatTATTAAAAATTTGCTTAGTAATTATTTTGAATCATAATTAGGGTTTAAAatatataattcaagtttttcaATTAGGTTGATGGTGATTGTAGGGGATAACGGTGATCTGCTCTCGATGAGGACGACGGTGGTCAGCGGAAATGTGAGACGTCATTAGTCGGCTTGATCTTGGGACGCCGGTGGTCGGCCTGAGATAAGGCAGTTCCGAGGTGAGGAGAATCGCAGAGGAAGGGGGACGCTGGCAGTTGCAGAGGGCGGGAGTGCGGCGCAGTGGCAGAATGACAGAGGTCGGTTGACGTGAGTGAGGGTTGCCGGCGAATGGACTGACCGGAGGTGGTGAACGAAGGTGAGTGTTGGTGATTTAATGGTGAAAGGAGATCAGGGAAGGGAGACAAGAAAAATTGCAAAAATGACAAGGTTAAAACTGTAAAtgatgtatgtgaaagagtaaactccgtatgtgaaaaagcaataCCGAAAAATATAGACATTTCatgacattactcaatttttggaTTAGTTTtatagttatttttttttttaaataataactTTATGCATTCATTACGCGGGATCTAAACTGTACgtttttaattcaataaagttatTTTTTTCGGCAATAGTTTCTATTTTGCATATTCCTAATTGAAAGAGCAATTATAAACTCTGAATTACTAACCATATAAAATCTGATTTGTCAAATGCTACATGAGGTAGCATTTTATTTCAGGtataccttatttgaccaaataaactacttgccaaacacttgcaaaaaaaatcAGATatctgaaattttggtcaaataatctactttggtcaaataagctacctgaagtgtcgtgccaaacggagccttagtCAAAGCACACGTGAGACCACAACCCTTCTTTAATCACCTCTTTCCCTGTTTCATTCCTTGTAGAGGTAGACTCGACAACGGACAACACAATGCAAATTGATAGTTTTCATCGTCTTAGTGGCGTGACCTAAACCTGACAAAATTGACGTGACCTAAATTCTGTATAACCCGAAAAATACAACCCTAAAATAATGTGTGAAGAATCACATGTAGGTCTCCCACATCGGAGAAATAGAGAAGAGTGATCCAGCTTATAACCCAAGGGGCTACTCctcccattgccaattggttttgggatggaacctCCTTAGACTTGTAAACTGGACACTCTCTCCTCCTCGAcgggtgcggcccaggcccgtGTGCGATTCTAATATAATGTAAACCAATTAACACAACTTGGAAAAGGTACTAATTTTCCATAATGTACTAATTTTCCACCCTAAAATAGCCTATTCTTCACAAAATAATACATTGAAAACTTCAAAGTAATGCTTAACAATCAACATGTAACCAACAAAAAACGGTGATGGAACGTCAATTGTagtaagagaaaagaaaaacagaGATGGAATGTCAAAACAAGGATAACAAAGATCAAATACAACAAATAGAGCTACCATATGATTTAATAAATGAGTCGATATTAACAAGATTGCCTATCAAATCCATTGTTCGATTCAAGTCCGTTTCCACACTCTGGTATTCTACTCTCTCTTCTTCTCATTTCGCTTCAGCACAGTTGAAATTTGACCACCCTTCAATCACAGAGTCCTTACTCATTCGAAATGGCAACAAATTCCAAATTATGTCTTACGAAAATGGCGAAATTGACTTGGTCAACCAAAAGGTTGACTTTGATGTAGGTGGTGAGGAAATGGTTTTGGTGGGCACTTGTAATGGGTTGGTTTGTTTAGGATCGTATTCTGGTCGTTTGTGCATTATATGGAATCCAATAACCCGCGAATTTCACAAATGCTTCGAAACTGAAATCTCTAACTCTTTTGGACCAAAATGTTTCATCTATTGGGGATTTGGGTATGTTTCTACCATTGATGACTACAAGATTGTTCGGATATGTATGGATTTGTCTACACATTATTTAACAGGTCACGTCTACTCGATAAGGTTAGATACTTGGACAGTAATCAACAACGATGCTTTTGATGATACTCGATATGTATGGGTGCTTATCTTCGTATGGTACATGTCTTAGAGATGATGATCATAATATTTTTACTATTTTGAAAAGCCGAGAGGTGATTGAACAAATCATTGTTCCTGAGGATGTGACCCAGTCGATGCTTTACGGGGGAAATTTAATCGGATTCGCACGAAGTGACAAGATCTTTACACAATATTCGGATTGTTTAGGGGTTATAGATCTAAGTCTACATCCTTTGAATATCAAAGCATTGATGAAGCTTAAAACAAAGGGGATAACTGAAATTGTTAGTTATTGTGCAAGTCTTATTTCACCTAAATATTCGTGTTATAAGTATGTTCAAGGATGAAGATTCGAACATGTTTAACACCGTCTTCAAATCGCGACGCTAGACGTGTGATTCCGACGTCTAAACTCTTATCTTTTACTTTTCATTTGTCTTCTTGTACCGTGATTTTGTTTTTATAAATTCTACTCCAACATTATTGTGAatatttatacgagttatgcGTTTTTATAGTCTTaggtcctgttcttttggacttaaagttgctaaacttaacttaatttttctgaacttaacttagttttgctgaacttaacttatttttgctgaacttttctgaacttaatttttctgaacttaattttgctgaacttttctgaacttaattttgctgaacttaattttgctgaattttgctgaactttgttgaacttaacttataatagcttaacttttctaaattaaaataatcttacttaaattaacttaatttaatttcacttaatactactactactactagtactactactactactactaataataataataataataataataataataataataataataataataataataataataataataataataataataataattcccttcaaatataataataataataatatttaataataataataataataataataataataataataataataataataataataataataatgaaatataactaaaaacacaaataaagattataaaatactttatttatataagTTAATATTTTCGTACACATTACctaatacataaaaataaaaagtaaatcacattactttattttttctttctaatcatctagttccatattatcatcttcctcgtcactttcttcatcttcatttgagctcacctcgtcaaatccattgcctcgccaaatATTCTTGACTATGTTATTTCGCACCTTGTACATAGCTTTTTTCCGCTTCTTATCAAACATGACTAAATCTTTTGTCCCTAGAACATTCTCATGTTGTATAACAGGTATCCCATGAGTGTGCATCCGTATAAAATTATGAAGTGTGAAATTAGAAACAATAATGGACATTTGATACTTAGATGACATTTGAGGCATAACTTTTAACACCTTCCACCTTTTTTTCAATTGACCAAATGCCATTTCAACTTTCATTCTCAATGACGAATGTCGGTAATTAAAATGCTCTACCATACCTTTGGAGGATATGTAAGAATTCGGCTTtaaataaatgttttttttttttgaaaaaattatatagaataataattaatctcgGATTGTTTATACAACCGATTTGAACGAAAATTGTATCTATTTTTTAAAACTCGTCAATATTATGAAACTTATTATTAtgcttaacttttctgaacttaattttgctgaacttttctgaacttaattttgcttgaacttaattttctttgaacttttctgaacttaattttgctgaacttaacttaacttaattttgctgaacttttctgaacttaacttaattttgctgaacttaacttatagagagtgactttaagtccaaaagaacagggccttacttTCGCATTTTTTTACATGCCCTTGCAATTTGTATTTGTTTGCAGTGATCGGTCTCTTAGAATAATTTTTGGTTTAAATAAGTAATGTGTCGTGGGTTAGGAGTATTCtgctctatttttttttttttttatattttttaatcaATTACTCCCTAAAAAAAAGAAGTTTCCTAACCATAGGAATTCCTAATTGGTTAAGAAACATAATTAAATTATAGTTTTCTTAAACAGATGCGGAATAAGTTAAGAAAACGAAATATTTttcttaatatatatatatatatatatggtggtAATCCTAAATAACATTAGAATTTTTAGTTTTTATGAATAAACTCTAGCACAATTTCAATCACCCCGCCCTCGTCTCTTTACTTGGTTAATTGCTCCCCTTTACAATTTACAGTTGAAGATCGTAGAATATGGGAGACAAACATCCAACTAATGCTAAGAAGGAACGAATTATTGACCAACAACCCTACCTCTCTGATGATTTTATTATCGAAGAAATTCTTACAAGATTGCCCGTTAAATCCGTTCTTAGATTTAAGTCAGTTTCCAAACAATGGTATTCTGCTCTTTCTTCTTCTGTTTTCGCCAATGCCCACCTTATGAGATCCCCCTTTTCTCACGCTTCTGCTCCAGTTAACAGCTTGTTTATCAAAAATCTTAAAAATTATTACCTAGTTtcttttgatgatgatgatcagaTTTCGGGTAATTTTGAAGATAATATGTTTAAACTAGACGTAGACTTTGGCATCGAGAACGAAGAATATCTTCAATTTATAGGATGCTCCAATGGGTTGATTTGTTTAACTATATTTTCTCACCCGACCTTTGTTTCTAAATCTGATGATAGTTACTTAATTTTATGGAACCCGGCTACTCGTAaattgcacaaatatgagtctGATTGTTATTTAAAGCATATGGATGATGATGGTCGTACCGCGTTTGTAGCTCGTGGATTTGGGTATGCATCCTCTGTCGATGATTATAAATATGTTCGAATTTTGAGATTTTTGGGTGGAAATAAACGAAATACTATTATTGTTCATATCTTCTCTCTTAGGGAAAATAAGTGGAGaaaaattgattttgattttgattttgatccTGAAAAGTTCTTTCCTCAAGGAAGAGCAATGCTTATTGATGAAAAATTGTACTGGGAAGCTCTTAGACTGCCCGGATATAGTATTGTAATTGTTAGTTTCGATTTGAGGGTTGAGCGGTTTGAAATACATGAGTTCAACTTGGAAGTCTCGGACTTCTTCTTCAATTCCTTATTAGGAGTTATGGGAGAGTGTTTGAGCAAGTGGGTTAATAGTAGGACAAATAGAGGTGACAAACTAATGCACATATTTGAATCGCCTACAAGAACGAAGTCTATTTGTCTGCCAAAGGGGTTGCTTTTAGACAATTGCTCTCAAATGATCGGGTTTACGAAGACTGGTAAGATTTTTGTAACGGGAGGATTTGATAGTGATGTGGTAAGAGATGACCGAGGTAATTACCGGAGAGCATTGCAGTTACTTGACATAGGTAGAAAACCCATGCAACACTCGATACTCATGAATTTCAATGGGTTGGTTGATATTGTAAAATATGTTCCAAGCCTTGCTTCGCCTTTTCCAATTGAGGAGTTGTCCGAGACATAGGGAGACGGTACATTATTGTGTTGTCATGGTTAACACATTGTTTGCTGGCTCCTTGTCCTGTCTCTGTTAAATGCTCCTTGTCCTGTCTCTGTTAAATGCTCCTTGTCCTTTTCTTTGGTCGATACTAGTAACTATGTACTGGATATCAACTTACATATTAGGTCATTGGACATTCTACAAATTTAGTTTCTCAATTAGTAAAGGTTTAGGCACAACTCTGTTTGTGAACAATATAATTACATGAACACGCGAGTATGAGGATTTGAACATCTAACTTTCATTCATGTCTTTGTCTTAGTATATGTTATAACTTATccccctgttcttttggacttaaagttgcTTAACTTAACTTAAATTTTCTGAACTAACTTAATTTtgttgaacttaacttaattttgctgaacttttctcaACTTAATTTTCCTGAACTTAATTttacttaacttaattttgctaacttttctgaacttaattttgttgaacttaacttataatagcttaacttttctgaattaaaagaagagtaaattatcaattacacccacgtcaaatgcacatttttacatttactcccacgtcaattttttttaataaattacacccaagttaatagctcggtttataaattgcacccaatatcGAATTCCGACCACATTTccgtcaaatttcaaattttttgagTTAAAACATATTTTTTAGGACGATTTTGCCCTTCCGCCTTTCTTTATTAACCTTGCTTTTGTCTCATTCATTCCCTTCCCTTCTTCATCCTTCTCTCATATTTTCCCTAAATTGATTTCCTCCATTGTTTTCCTTCTTCATCCCCTAAACCCTATAAACCCAGAAATTTCAAACCCAAACCCAGAAATACAAACCCATAAATGCATAACTATACAATTAAAACCCAGAAATGCATACCTAAATTTATTAATGAAAGCACAATTTAAAAATTCAACTTGTTTGATAATCAAAAGGGTATAGAAAACTGAATTGATTGAATATAAATATAGAATTTGGAAAAATAGCAGGAACAAAATAATGATAGGTAGGaaggaagaaaggaagaaaggaaGTTGGTGAAAACACATAAGTGAAAGGACAAAATTGCTGAAACGCATAAGTTGGTGAAAACACATAAGATTTTAGGGAAAAAATTGGGATGAAATTAGGGTAAAACTGAAATGGGGGAAGTGAAATGAAAAGTCATAGGTTATTCAGAGTTAGAAACATGCGGGACAATTTTGTCATTTCACATAGTTTTTCGCCTGAAAATGGGTTGGGGTGCAATTTCTAACctgagctattaacttgggtgtaaattaaaaaaaaaatttgaggtgggagtaaatgtaaaaaagtgcatttgacgtgggtgtaattgataatttactcttaaaagaatcttacttaaattaacttaatttaatttcacttaatactactactattattactactaataataataataattaaataaagaaataTAACTTAAAACAGaagtaaaaataataaaatactttatttatataaatTAATATGTTTGTACACATTACataatacataaaaataaaacgTAAATCAcgtattacttttttttttctaatcatcttgttccatattatcatcttcctcatcactttcttcatcttcatttgagcTCACCCCGTCAAATTCATTATCTCGCCAAATGTTTTTGACTATCTTATTTCACACCTTGTACATAACTTTTTTCCGCTTCTTATCAAACATGCCTGAATCTGTTGTCCATAGAACGTTCTCATGTTGTATAACACATTAACACGTATCCCAAAAGTGTGCATCCGTATAAAATTATGAAGTGTAAAAGTAGAAACAATAATGGACATTTGATACTTAGGTGGCATTTCAGGCATAACTTTTAACACCTTCCACCTTTTTTTCAATTGACCAAATGCCATTGTTTATACTTAGGTGATTAaaattatggagttttgatgCCTTTGTGTGGTTTTAATGGGTGGGTTAGGGGGATAGGTAAGAATTTGCGGTTGAAATAAATaccttttttttaacaaaaaatatATAGAATAATAATTAATTTCGGACTGTTTATACAATCGATTTGAACGAAAATCGAATTTTTTTAAAACTTGTCAATATTATGAAACTTATTATTTTGCTTAATTTTTATGaacttaacttttctgaacttaattttgctgaactttctgaacttaattttgctgaacttagcTTAACTTATAGGAGCTCAACTTTTCTAAACTTAACTTAGGGCATCTTTGGCCTCGCTTTAGGAAAACTGTGTTTGTTTTTAGAAATGAGTTTTTTTAATAAACTAATTCTTGATAAAACTGTAGGTGTTTGGCCTAATATTTTACAAAATAACGACTTCTAAAGAAGACTTTTTACGTAAGCGCATGAAAAACAAAAAATTTGTTGACAAGTATATTAAGATGGGTCTCGATTTGTAGAGAATGAAAAAATATGAATTAATaagtattaattttaatttattttgacaTGTTTATAACATACAATTTGTCATTTATACATTAAATCTctttaaaataaaagtaaaagttaaAAGTACCAAATTGGTGCTTCTACTTCTGGCTCTCAAAATTGACTTTTGGGCTTAAAAGAAGTTATTTTAACTTCTTCAAAATTGATTGTTTGGCTTAGCTTATGCTTATTCAGTGGAAAAGCAATTCTAAAAGCCGGGCCAAACAGCACCTTAATTTTGTTGAACTTAACTTAAAGAGAgtgactttaaatccaaaagaacaaggccttacACCAGTGGTATTTTCTTATATAATTTGGGGTTTCAAAGACGACCTTCTTCAGTCTTTTTATTCGTTAAAAGATTTAAAGCATCCTTTGTTTCTTTCAACAAGTTTTgtgtaatactccctcccatttattttgtgaggagtattttagaCAAGATATCCTTGCACCTCATGGCCTCCAGCAAATTGTCAGGCAAGGGATCCAATGTTCAGAACTTTGCCATACATATTAACAACACGTAGAGGTTGAATTATTTTCGAATGATCGAAAATGAAATTATATTGAAAATTACAATAGAGTATCTTCTCTTACAATAAAGAATTTGAGGATTTTTATTCCTTTGTTAGACCTCAGTACTAGTTATGGCAATGGTTCTGTTAGATCAACCAAATTCGCCAAGTCGAATTTAAGTAGGAGACTAACACGGATTCTCAAAAAAGAGATGGGTCTTTTCCGAGAAAAAGGATTATACATCCGATATACTACCTCACACTCAATGAGTCGAATTCAAGTAGGAGACTAACTCGGATTCTCAAAAAAGATACGGGTCTTTTCCGAGAAAAAAgattatacatccgatgtatTACCTCACACTCAATTAATTTTtgagtttatgtgtttttttttagcTCTATAAAGTTTATAAATTCCACTTTAATAATTTTCAAaggtcaaaactcaaatttttctGATCTTTtatgtaatatttttgagttataatgtaattttttgaattaaatGTTTAAGTAAATGAATTCGGAAACTTTATAacaactcataatttttaaaataaatcgAAAACTTTATGTTAATGCTCAGAAATTACGCCATCTGATGTACtatatcagatgtataatccacctaCTGATCTTTTCCCCGTTATTGAGAGACAAATTGAAGACCCGGCATTCTACATTACATAAAAAAATATGTCCCATTTTTTGAATTTTACGTAGTATCTATCTTCTCAAATTTTTACTTATAATTAATAGCTACGTAAACTCGAATGTTAATACTTGTTCTACAAGTACGTCTTGCTCCCGTAACTTTCTATGTCCTTGAggcgtaagtgtgtcttgttgTAGGTACTCCTCCGAAGATCAAGTgccaaagaagagaaaagaagtttCGCACTCTTGGAAAGCTTAGATCATCCCCTTAAGAAGTTCTCGCCCTCTTGGGAAGCTTAGATCGTCCCCTTAAGGTCAAGTgccaaagaagagaaaaaaagttCTCGCCCTTTTCCTAACCCCATATTTAGTTTAATTTCTTTTGCAGATAATGTAATAATAAAGTTCGACTTGGAGAATTTCCTAACCCcatatttagtttaattttttttGCGAATAATGTAATAATAAAGTTCGACTTGGAGAGTCGGATAGGTACTAGATAAGGAAACTTTTTTTCTATATATAATAAATAGCTACGAAACTCGTAATTCATAGAAAAAGCAACACACTTCCTAGACATTGAATATTTTATACTGCGAAGTGCGAACCAAGCGAACCCTGCGGCTGCTTTCACGTTTGCACCAGAGTTCGATTCCATGACGGAGATTAAGAAGAATGATGTTATTGAGCAACAACGCTACCTCTCTGATGATCTTATTCTCCACGAAATTCTTATAAAATTACCCGTTAAATCCATTCTTCGATTTAAGACAGTTTCCAAACTATGGTACTCTACTCTTTCTTCTTCCAAATTTGCTAATTATTACCTTATGAAATTTCACATCTCTCCCCCTTCTGCTCCGGTAAACACCTTGTTTATCGAGAGTTGTAGGAATTATTACCTATTTTCTTACGATGATGCTAAAAATTCTGGTAAGTTAAAAGATAAATGCGTTAAACTAGACATCGACTTTGGTGTGGACGAAGGTTATTTTAATTTTACGGGATGCAGCAATGGGTTGATTTGTTTAACCCACGATTCTGATAAATTCTTCGTTTTATGGAATCCAGCTACCCGCAAACTACACAAATATGAATCAGATGCGTTTTTGAACCCTTTTAATGTACTAAACCCAAACCCCCGTATAGCTACTGGATTTGGGTACGTATCATCTGTGGACGACTATAAATATGTTCGAATTTTGACACTGAGTTTGGAAACTGTACCCGTTAGTAGTAATATTGTTCATATCTTCTCTATTAGAAAAAATAAGTGGAGAAAAATTGATTTCGACGATAATGCTGTTTTTCCTTATGGACAACCAGTCCTTTTTAATGAAAAATTATATTGGGCTGGTTATAGGAAACAAGGTGCAACCAAATTCAATCATCATATTTTTTGCTTTGATTTAAGGCTAGAGAAGATTAACGTAATTAGGTTAAATTTGGACGACTTCGTCTACTTAGgagctaggtagcaccaaaacggacacggacacggacacggacacgtgatacggcatctcatgaaatttaggacacgctatttaaatttaataaaatatatattttatagttataaagATGTATGATTTTAACTTTTTaatgtatttgatattaaatttacaTAATTGAAGGTAAAATTTGACCTTGACTATAACTAATTCTTATTTTCCACCTAAACtcatcttctaatcaatctcttttgacATTTTATTCCTCGTCTAAACTATaggcgtgtgtccgacgagtgtcgggtgtccgggtgtcggacacggtgtcggacacgggacaGCTAGTTAGGAGGAGTGTTCGTGCTACCTAGCTTAGGAGTCATGGGAGGGTATTTGATCAAGCTCAATTACGAAAAAAATAAAGGTCACGAATTAAGAATGCGAATAATGGAAAATCCAATGATAGAGACCTCTTTTCGTTTTCCAAAGGGAATGGTATTAGATATATCCTCTCAAATGGTTCCGTATACGAAGACTGGCAGTTTTTTTGTGACGGGGTCATCTATTGAGGTGGTTAAATCAGGGAATGCTCACCGTACAGCGTTGTGGTTAGTTGACGCAGGTATGAAACCTATGGAATGCACAACGCTTTTGAAGTTCACTgattcaattattatttcaagTTATATTCCAAGCCTACTTTCGCCTTTTCCCATTGAGGAGTTGTCGGAAGCACAGAGACGGTAGATGGAGGAATAATCAGCCCATTGTTCCTATGCTCCTTGGCCTCTATGAAGGCCGTTTAATTAACTTAATTTATCGTCATTATTATTTACTTGGACTAAGTCTCTTACAAAACCGTTTATATAATTATTACATTGTATTGCAGAACTTCGCTTTCTTTGTTGGGTATTCCGCCCTTTAATCTcgcccttttttttttctaatttcaaTATGAATTACCAATAATGATGTTAGGAACGAGAGCATCGTGATCAAAATTAGGAAGGCTTGAAGATAACAGTAAAATTTTGGAGAAACGGTCTTACATTAGTATAATCTATACTAGTATCAAATACAATCAATTAGACCATTCTACATTTGTACCGTCTTACATTAGTATCGAATGACCAGTATAACCATAAGCTATCGAATGatcgcaccaaaaaaaaaaaaaaaaaaaaaaaaaacattagtaTCGAATGACCAGTATAACCATAAGCTATCGGTCATCGCTTACAAAAAAAATGATATAAGGACTAAGGTATTTTTTATCGGGACGTGTTCTTAAAACTTGTGTTTATTTAGGCCTTTTTTTCTTTATCAATGGATAAAAGTGATTTTGTCATCTTTTGGTCTCAAAGTTCTTCACGAAGGAGATGAAATAATCACACTTTGTTTCTCGTCACTTAACCCCCAATCCACCCTCGTGATGTAATTGAACAATTCTCTTTCTTTATATACAAGTATTTCTTGTTAGAATATTTTCCACTAAATTCAATGTGTTAAAacatgatataaattatactccctcctctGTTCCGGTGAATtgttttcctttagttttggcacaaagaccaagaaaaggggAGTGgaccaattattaaatgacaagtgaaaCAAAGTGAATGTGAGtcatcaaattgttcatcaagtttattcttaaaatagaaaaacaACAATTGACTTAGACACCGTAAAATGGAAagggacaacaaatgaccggaataGAGAGAGTAATATTCTCATTTTTCTTGTTATTAATGAGTTTCGGTACAATCGGGTGACACCCAACGGCCATCCAACACTAGGGCTGAGCAAAAGTATACAATACAGTTTTATTATACGTATCTGATACGCTAaacgaatttaattaattatacggATTTCCGGATATCTGATACGAATTTtcggatatccgatacggttcttttaaaaaccgtatcggatatggATCAACAAAATATGAAACTGGATATACGTTATCCGATACGGTTGCCTTTCTTctagaataaaatattaaaatatatacataaatctCAAAATATCCAATATATTGGTGATTATAAGTTATTTACTCTTATTACTTTTTAAAACACTTTAAGTTACTAAAAAAACCAACAATCACGcgtaga from Silene latifolia isolate original U9 population chromosome 10, ASM4854445v1, whole genome shotgun sequence encodes:
- the LOC141608659 gene encoding F-box/kelch-repeat protein At3g23880-like; this translates as MGDKHPTNAKKERIIDQQPYLSDDFIIEEILTRLPVKSVLRFKSVSKQWYSALSSSVFANAHLMRSPFSHASAPVNSLFIKNLKNYYLVSFDDDDQISGNFEDNMFKLDVDFGIENEEYLQFIGCSNGLICLTIFSHPTFVSKSDDSYLILWNPATRKLHKYESDCYLKHMDDDGRTAFVARGFGYASSVDDYKYVRILRFLGGNKRNTIIVHIFSLRENKWRKIDFDFDFDPEKFFPQGRAMLIDEKLYWEALRLPGYSIVIVSFDLRVERFEIHEFNLEVSDFFFNSLLGVMGECLSKWVNSRTNRGDKLMHIFESPTRTKSICLPKGLLLDNCSQMIGFTKTGKIFVTGGFDSDVVRDDRGNYRRALQLLDIGRKPMQHSILMNFNGLVDIVKYVPSLASPFPIEELSET
- the LOC141608660 gene encoding F-box/kelch-repeat protein At3g23880-like, with the translated sequence MTEIKKNDVIEQQRYLSDDLILHEILIKLPVKSILRFKTVSKLWYSTLSSSKFANYYLMKFHISPPSAPVNTLFIESCRNYYLFSYDDAKNSGKLKDKCVKLDIDFGVDEGYFNFTGCSNGLICLTHDSDKFFVLWNPATRKLHKYESDAFLNPFNVLNPNPRIATGFGYVSSVDDYKYVRILTLSLETVPVSSNIVHIFSIRKNKWRKIDFDDNAVFPYGQPVLFNEKLYWAGYRKQGATKFNHHIFCFDLRLEKINVIRLNLDDFVYLGAR